A region from the Dermacentor andersoni chromosome 11, qqDerAnde1_hic_scaffold, whole genome shotgun sequence genome encodes:
- the LOC129386880 gene encoding uncharacterized protein — protein MPKCSAYGCRSGYDPTTSKGRHFFGVPKEPALAAKWSAALARKGTALGAKSTICNLHFSDDVLVKYYEHVVQGNLVQIPRGRWCLKPGAVPTLGLASSVEKPVRRKRRRQRLAAVCESQDQTVVQDERFAALRASLAECKDVSGWSVHGCGDELVALCKMSVVDSIVVVEKAVVVRDTLEVTVNAIGRVVPTEYCLASPTVRVNDAEELGKLVSRLDALNICSGYPGGEDSSEAELLRTFGVFSEQCHVLSMQPVCAACQLLSDGS, from the coding sequence ATGCCTAAATGCTCCGCGTACGGATGCCGAAGTGGATACGACCCGACCACTTCCAAAGGCCGACACTTCTTCGGCGTACCGAAGGAACCCGCGCTAGCCGCCAAATGGAGCGCCGCTCTCGCTCGCAAAGGAACGGCGCTAGGCGCGAAGAGCACGATTTGCAACCTGCATTTCTCGGACGACGTCCTGGTCAAGTACTACGAGCACGTCGTCCAAGGCAACCTAGTGCAAATTCCGCGTGGCCGCTGGTGCCTCAAGCCGGGCGCCGTACCCACGCTCGGACTCGCGAGCAGCGTTGAAAAACCCGTCAGACGCAAGAGAAGACGGCAGCGCCTGGCAGCAGTGTGCGAGTCGCAGGACCAAACCGTGGTGCAAGACGAACGCTTCGCCGCGCTCAGGGCGAGTCTGGCAGAGTGCAAGGACGTGTCCGGTTGGAGTGTGCACGGATGTGGCGACGAGCTCGTCGCCTTGTGCAAGATGAGCGTTGTGGACTCCATCGTCGTCGTTGAGAAAGCTGTCGTCGTCCGCGACACCTTGGAGGTGACGGTGAACGCGATTGGACGTGTGGTGCCGACCGAGTACTGCCTTGCGTCGCCTACTGTCCGCGTGAACGATGCGGAAGAGCTCGGCAAACTTGTGAGCCGTTTGGACGCGCTGAACATTTGTTCGGGCTACCCCGGTGGCGAGGACTCGAGTGAGGCCGAGCTTCTGAGGACGTTCGGTGTGTTCAGCGAACAGTGCCACGTGCTATCGATGCAGCCAGTCTgtgctgcgtgccagcttctcagtgATGGCAGCTAG